One window of Tenacibaculum maritimum NCIMB 2154 genomic DNA carries:
- a CDS encoding pyruvate carboxylase has product MKIQKVLVANRGEIAIRIFRACVEIGIKTVGIYTYEDRYSLHRYKADECYQIGNDDEPLKPYLDIDAIIKVAKENKVDAIHPGYGFLSENAEFAQKCEDNGIVFVGPKVSVLKALGDKIMAKEVAVANQVPIIQSSSVDITTVEIAIKEAHKIGFPVMLKAASGGGGRGMRVIRTEEDLKKSFPEARREALNAFGDDTVFLEKFVENPKHIEIQIVADTHGNIVHLYERDCSVQRRYQKVIEFAPSLGVSEEIKNNLYKYAVDICKAVDYNNIGTVEFLVDEDDSIYFIEVNPRIQVEHTVTEMVTNIDLVKTQLFIAGGYKLSDKQIKIGSQETVQISGYALQCRVTTEDPANDFKPDYGTVTTYRSASGFGIRLDAGSIYQGVKISPFFDSMLVKVSARSRTLDGACRKMLRALAEFRVRGVSTNIAFLQNILRHPTFKDGEVTVNFIKNEPKLFEFKEPRNRANKLLNFLGETIVNGNPDVKKINANHTFIKPIVPECPKMDAYPKGTKDLLTELGPEKFAMWLKNEKKIHFTDTTMRDAHQSLLATRMRTTDMLKVAEGYVKSNPEIFSMEVWGGATFDVCLRFLQENPWERLALLRKAMPNVLLQMLIRGSNGVGYTAYPDNLLEKFVEKSWETGVDVFRIFDSLNWMKSIAPCIEHVRNKTQGLAEASICYTGDILNPEKTKYSLKYYLQLAKDIENAGAHILGVKDMAGLLKPQAAYELISALKSEINIPIHLHTHDTSSVQSAMYLKAIEAGVDVVDVALGGLSGLTSQPNFNSLVEMLKFDKRENPLNTDSLAEHSNYWETVRNYYYPFESGLKSGTGEVYNHEIPGGQYSNLKGQAIALGLEDKFPEVTKMYGKVNKMFGDIIKVTPSSKVVGDMAQYMISNKLTVEDVMERGDTISFPQSVISFFKGDLGQPVGGFPEKLQKIVLKDQKPYTDRPNAHLEPIDFDKEFADFKKMFKKGMGRALEITDFLSYKLYPKVFVDAYNNHVKFGNVMNVPTKNFFFGMEIGEEILVDLEPGKRVLISLMQKSAPDENGNVSIFFKINGQMRNVLIKDTAIKVDKKENKKVDSADKNQIGAPLQGLLSNVLVKKGDQVKENQPLFIIEAMKMETTVTAVKSGIIDKIELDKGKLVNTNDLVLTMK; this is encoded by the coding sequence ATGAAAATACAAAAGGTGCTGGTTGCAAATCGGGGTGAAATAGCAATACGTATATTTAGAGCTTGCGTAGAAATAGGCATTAAAACAGTAGGTATATATACTTATGAAGATAGATACTCCTTACACAGGTATAAAGCAGATGAGTGTTATCAAATAGGAAATGATGATGAGCCTTTAAAACCGTATTTGGATATTGATGCAATCATAAAAGTAGCAAAAGAAAACAAAGTAGATGCCATCCATCCAGGGTATGGATTTTTATCTGAAAATGCAGAATTTGCTCAAAAATGTGAAGATAACGGAATTGTCTTTGTAGGTCCTAAAGTAAGCGTTTTAAAAGCATTAGGAGACAAAATAATGGCAAAAGAAGTAGCCGTAGCAAATCAAGTACCTATTATACAAAGTAGTAGTGTTGATATCACTACAGTAGAAATTGCTATTAAAGAAGCTCATAAAATCGGATTTCCTGTAATGCTCAAAGCCGCTTCTGGAGGAGGAGGAAGAGGAATGCGTGTGATTAGAACAGAAGAAGATCTAAAAAAATCATTTCCAGAAGCAAGAAGAGAAGCATTGAATGCTTTTGGAGACGATACCGTTTTCCTAGAAAAATTTGTAGAAAACCCGAAACATATAGAAATCCAAATTGTAGCAGATACGCATGGAAATATAGTACACTTATATGAAAGAGATTGTTCCGTACAACGCCGTTATCAAAAAGTAATTGAATTTGCACCATCACTAGGAGTATCAGAAGAAATCAAAAATAACCTATATAAATATGCAGTTGATATATGTAAAGCGGTGGATTACAATAATATAGGTACTGTTGAGTTTTTAGTAGATGAAGATGACAGTATTTATTTTATTGAAGTGAATCCGCGTATTCAAGTAGAACATACTGTTACAGAAATGGTTACCAATATTGATTTGGTAAAAACCCAATTGTTTATTGCTGGAGGATATAAGTTATCAGATAAACAAATAAAAATAGGAAGCCAAGAAACCGTTCAAATTTCAGGATATGCCTTACAATGTAGAGTAACTACAGAAGATCCAGCAAATGATTTTAAACCAGATTATGGAACCGTAACTACGTATCGTAGTGCTTCTGGTTTTGGAATACGATTAGATGCAGGAAGTATATACCAAGGAGTAAAAATATCACCGTTTTTTGATTCAATGTTGGTAAAGGTTTCTGCAAGAAGTAGAACATTGGACGGGGCATGTAGAAAAATGTTGCGTGCTTTGGCAGAATTTAGAGTAAGAGGAGTAAGTACTAATATTGCATTTCTTCAAAATATATTAAGGCATCCAACTTTTAAAGATGGAGAAGTAACCGTTAACTTTATTAAGAACGAACCAAAACTCTTTGAATTTAAAGAACCTAGAAACAGAGCCAATAAATTACTTAACTTTTTAGGAGAAACCATTGTAAACGGAAATCCAGATGTAAAGAAAATAAACGCAAACCATACTTTTATAAAACCAATTGTTCCTGAATGTCCTAAAATGGACGCCTACCCAAAAGGAACAAAAGATTTATTGACAGAGCTAGGGCCAGAAAAATTTGCAATGTGGCTAAAAAATGAAAAAAAGATTCATTTTACAGATACCACAATGCGAGATGCACACCAAAGCTTATTAGCAACTAGAATGCGAACAACGGATATGTTAAAAGTAGCAGAAGGTTATGTAAAAAGTAATCCTGAGATTTTTAGTATGGAAGTTTGGGGAGGAGCTACTTTTGATGTATGCTTACGATTTTTACAAGAAAATCCATGGGAACGACTGGCATTATTACGAAAAGCAATGCCTAACGTATTATTGCAAATGCTCATAAGAGGATCTAACGGAGTCGGATATACAGCTTACCCCGATAATTTGCTAGAAAAATTTGTAGAAAAATCTTGGGAAACTGGAGTGGACGTTTTTAGAATTTTTGATTCTTTAAATTGGATGAAGTCTATAGCACCTTGTATTGAGCATGTTCGTAATAAAACACAAGGATTGGCAGAAGCTTCAATATGTTATACGGGAGATATTTTAAATCCAGAAAAAACAAAATATTCCTTAAAATATTATTTACAACTAGCTAAAGATATTGAAAATGCAGGTGCACATATTTTAGGAGTAAAAGATATGGCCGGGTTGCTAAAGCCACAAGCTGCTTATGAGTTAATTTCAGCATTAAAATCAGAAATTAATATTCCTATTCATTTACATACTCATGATACATCATCTGTACAATCAGCCATGTATTTAAAAGCAATTGAGGCAGGAGTAGATGTTGTAGATGTAGCTTTAGGAGGTTTGTCAGGATTAACATCACAACCTAATTTTAACTCTTTGGTAGAAATGTTGAAATTCGATAAACGTGAAAATCCATTAAATACAGATAGTTTAGCAGAGCACTCTAATTATTGGGAAACAGTTCGTAATTATTATTACCCATTTGAAAGCGGTTTGAAATCAGGAACAGGAGAGGTTTACAATCATGAAATACCAGGAGGGCAATATTCTAATTTAAAAGGCCAAGCAATAGCATTGGGCTTAGAAGATAAGTTTCCGGAGGTAACTAAAATGTATGGAAAAGTAAATAAGATGTTTGGAGATATTATTAAGGTAACTCCAAGTTCTAAAGTCGTAGGCGATATGGCGCAATACATGATTAGTAATAAATTAACAGTAGAAGATGTGATGGAAAGAGGAGATACTATTTCGTTTCCACAATCAGTAATCAGCTTCTTTAAAGGAGATTTAGGGCAGCCAGTAGGAGGTTTTCCTGAAAAATTACAAAAAATTGTATTAAAAGACCAAAAACCTTACACAGATAGACCTAACGCTCATTTAGAACCAATTGATTTTGATAAAGAATTTGCCGATTTTAAAAAGATGTTTAAAAAAGGAATGGGGAGAGCACTAGAAATTACAGATTTCTTATCGTATAAGCTATACCCGAAGGTGTTTGTAGATGCTTATAACAACCATGTGAAATTTGGCAACGTGATGAATGTACCAACAAAAAACTTCTTCTTTGGAATGGAAATAGGAGAAGAAATATTGGTAGATTTAGAACCAGGAAAGCGCGTATTGATTTCTTTGATGCAAAAAAGTGCTCCAGATGAAAATGGAAACGTAAGTATTTTCTTTAAAATAAACGGTCAAATGCGAAATGTTTTAATAAAAGACACTGCCATTAAGGTTGATAAAAAGGAAAATAAAAAAGTAGATAGCGCTGATAAAAATCAAATAGGAGCACCGTTACAAGGATTACTCTCTAATGTATTAGTCAAAAAAGGAGACCAGGTAAAAGAAAACCAGCCTTTATTTATTATTGAAGCTATGAAAATGGAAACAACGGTAACAGCAGTAAAATCCGGAATTATAGATAAGATAGAGTTGGATAAAGGAAAATTAGTAAATACGAATGATTTAGTGCTAACTATGAAGTAA
- a CDS encoding SMP-30/gluconolactonase/LRE family protein: MKLKSIALLTAIFFISCEKNGKKKKETFPIKEQQTWQLAAKVKGLSQPEGITFDPARNVLFISNQNDKEAGFISKMSPDGKLIAKEWVNGLANPKGIEIVGNKLYVSDDGVLIEIAIDEAKIVNQYKAKDAKLLNDVTSDVNGTIYVSDMLASAIYKLDTLGNFTKWLEDPKLEFPNGLLVKDKDLYVAAWGEIPNEKPMEAQQGNVLKVSLSDKSITKVSTKKVGNLDGIQSYENGFLLSDWMNGAIYHFTNHTPHLLFTSSKGSGDIAYANEKIYIPMALEGEALIYHKK, encoded by the coding sequence ATGAAACTAAAATCTATTGCATTATTAACTGCTATCTTTTTTATTTCTTGTGAAAAGAATGGCAAAAAGAAAAAAGAAACTTTTCCTATAAAAGAGCAACAAACTTGGCAATTAGCAGCCAAGGTTAAAGGTTTGTCTCAACCTGAAGGAATTACCTTTGACCCTGCTCGCAATGTATTATTTATTTCAAATCAAAATGATAAGGAAGCTGGCTTTATAAGTAAAATGAGTCCTGATGGTAAATTAATTGCTAAAGAGTGGGTAAACGGTTTAGCAAACCCTAAAGGAATTGAAATTGTAGGCAATAAACTTTATGTGAGCGATGATGGCGTTTTGATTGAAATAGCTATTGATGAAGCTAAAATCGTTAATCAATATAAAGCTAAAGATGCTAAATTATTAAATGACGTAACTTCTGATGTTAATGGTACTATTTATGTTTCTGATATGCTTGCTTCTGCTATTTATAAATTGGATACTCTTGGAAATTTTACCAAATGGTTAGAAGATCCTAAATTGGAGTTTCCTAATGGGTTACTTGTTAAAGATAAAGATTTATATGTTGCTGCTTGGGGTGAAATTCCTAATGAAAAACCTATGGAAGCGCAGCAAGGTAATGTGTTAAAAGTTTCTTTATCTGATAAAAGTATTACCAAAGTTAGTACTAAAAAAGTAGGCAATTTAGATGGCATACAATCTTATGAAAATGGTTTTTTACTGTCTGATTGGATGAATGGAGCTATTTATCATTTTACAAACCATACACCTCATTTATTATTTACCTCTTCAAAAGGAAGCGGTGATATTGCTTATGCTAACGAAAAAATATACATTCCAATGGCTTTAGAAGGAGAAGCTTTAATTTATCATAAAAAATAA
- a CDS encoding bestrophin family protein: MYTRRNYTVKSMLLWTRRSIYIFIILSTIPVLLYTVLRWYWLHLPWLPIGLVGTAVAFITGFKNNTSYSRLWEARKIWGGIVNTSRSFTIMVNDFIDVKEGNASITKKELADIKKRLIMRHIGWMTSLRYALRSQKPWELSYVNKADREYIDSRIKVSEHTIPLEEALAPYLSDAEKKYVLNKKNRQTACINLQSKDLKTLKDNGFIWKFSYLEMERTLVQLYDLQGKAERIKNFPYPRQFATLNRFFVWIFIFFLPYGMMCEFDKIGKNVVAFMEQFKPYPDVGYHHLIELIGIHFVWFTIPFSVIIAWIFHTMERIGETSENPFEGNTNDVPITTMARDIEIDIRQMIGDDENEIPAPIPEQDHIQM; encoded by the coding sequence ATGTACACAAGACGAAATTATACGGTAAAAAGTATGCTTCTTTGGACGCGAAGAAGCATTTATATTTTTATTATTCTATCTACTATTCCTGTTTTACTATATACGGTATTACGTTGGTACTGGTTACACTTGCCTTGGTTGCCTATTGGTTTAGTAGGTACTGCTGTAGCTTTTATTACAGGGTTTAAAAACAATACTTCTTATAGCCGCCTATGGGAGGCTCGTAAAATTTGGGGCGGTATTGTAAATACTTCTCGTTCTTTTACTATTATGGTCAATGATTTTATTGATGTAAAAGAAGGAAATGCTTCTATTACGAAAAAAGAGCTTGCTGACATAAAAAAAAGATTAATCATGAGGCATATTGGTTGGATGACTTCTTTACGTTATGCTTTACGCTCTCAAAAGCCGTGGGAGCTTAGTTATGTAAATAAGGCAGATAGAGAATATATTGACAGCAGAATTAAGGTTTCGGAGCATACTATTCCTTTAGAAGAGGCATTGGCTCCTTATCTTTCTGATGCAGAAAAAAAATACGTTTTAAATAAAAAAAATAGACAAACTGCTTGTATCAACCTACAATCAAAAGACTTAAAGACACTAAAAGACAATGGTTTTATCTGGAAATTTTCGTATTTAGAAATGGAAAGAACCTTAGTACAACTTTACGATTTACAGGGAAAGGCTGAACGAATTAAGAACTTTCCTTATCCGAGGCAGTTTGCTACTTTAAATAGGTTTTTTGTTTGGATTTTTATTTTCTTTTTACCTTATGGTATGATGTGTGAATTTGACAAAATTGGAAAAAATGTTGTTGCTTTTATGGAACAATTCAAGCCTTACCCTGATGTGGGCTACCATCATCTTATAGAGCTAATTGGCATTCATTTTGTTTGGTTTACAATTCCTTTTAGTGTAATTATTGCTTGGATTTTTCATACTATGGAACGTATTGGGGAAACTAGTGAAAATCCTTTTGAAGGAAATACTAATGATGTTCCTATTACGACAATGGCACGTGATATTGAAATTGATATTCGTCAAATGATTGGCGATGATGAAAACGAGATTCCTGCGCCAATTCCTGAACAGGATCATATACAAATGTAA
- the fabV gene encoding enoyl-ACP reductase FabV, whose protein sequence is MIIAPKTRGFICLTAHPTGCAQNVKKQIAYIQSKGEIKGAKKVLVIGSSTGFGLASRITSAFGSDAATIGVFFDKPASEGRPASPGFYNTAAFEKEAHAAGLYAKSINGDAFSNEVKEQVIDLIKEDLGHIDLVIYSLASPVRTHPVSGKRFKSVLKPIGEIFSNKTVDFHTGKVAEVTIKPAEGEDVENTVTVMGGEDWKMWMDALKAANVLAEGVTTVAYSYIGPSLTEAVYRKGTIGAAKDDLEATAFTITNTLKEIGGKAYVSVNKALVTQASSAIPVIPLYISLLFKVMKEKGIHEGCIEQIQRLYSERLYGGALTLDDKGRIRIDDWEMREDVQQEIAELWKQATTENLPEIADLKGYSDDFFNLFGFEVAGVDYNAEVNEMVAVPSIQ, encoded by the coding sequence ATGATAATAGCACCAAAAACTAGAGGTTTTATTTGCTTAACTGCCCATCCAACGGGCTGCGCGCAAAATGTAAAAAAACAAATAGCCTATATCCAGTCAAAAGGAGAAATAAAAGGAGCCAAAAAAGTATTGGTTATAGGCTCGTCAACAGGATTCGGTTTGGCGTCAAGAATAACCAGTGCATTTGGTTCAGACGCAGCAACTATTGGCGTATTTTTTGACAAACCAGCAAGTGAAGGAAGGCCAGCATCTCCTGGTTTTTACAATACAGCAGCATTTGAAAAAGAAGCCCATGCCGCAGGATTATATGCAAAAAGTATTAATGGAGATGCTTTTTCAAATGAGGTAAAAGAGCAGGTGATTGATTTGATAAAAGAAGATTTAGGACATATAGATTTAGTAATTTATAGCTTAGCGTCACCAGTGCGAACTCATCCTGTAAGCGGAAAACGTTTTAAATCGGTATTAAAACCAATAGGAGAAATATTTTCTAATAAAACCGTAGATTTTCATACAGGAAAAGTAGCAGAGGTTACCATAAAACCTGCAGAAGGAGAAGATGTAGAAAATACAGTAACAGTAATGGGAGGAGAAGATTGGAAAATGTGGATGGATGCATTAAAGGCAGCAAATGTATTGGCAGAAGGAGTAACTACAGTTGCTTACTCTTATATAGGGCCTTCATTAACAGAAGCAGTATATAGAAAAGGAACCATTGGAGCGGCAAAAGATGATTTAGAAGCTACTGCATTTACAATTACAAACACTTTAAAAGAAATAGGAGGAAAGGCATATGTTTCAGTAAATAAAGCATTAGTTACACAGGCAAGTTCTGCAATACCTGTAATTCCATTATATATATCATTATTATTTAAGGTAATGAAAGAAAAAGGAATTCATGAAGGATGTATAGAACAAATTCAACGATTATATAGCGAAAGATTATATGGAGGAGCACTTACGTTAGATGACAAAGGAAGAATCCGTATTGACGATTGGGAAATGCGTGAAGACGTTCAACAAGAAATAGCAGAATTATGGAAACAGGCAACTACTGAAAATTTGCCAGAAATAGCAGATTTAAAAGGGTATAGTGATGATTTCTTTAATTTATTCGGATTTGAAGTAGCAGGTGTAGATTATAATGCTGAAGTAAATGAAATGGTAGCAGTACCGAGTATTCAATAA
- a CDS encoding phosphoribosylaminoimidazolesuccinocarboxamide synthase — MNTINETHFKFPKQKSVYKGKVREVYNINDEVLVMIASDRLSAFDVILPRQIPFKGQILNQIATKMMNDTVDIVPNWLIANPDENVAIGHLCEPFKVEMVIRGYLSGHAARVYKAGKRVLCGVEMPAGMQENDKFPKPIITPSTKADHGAHDEDISREEILTKGIVSEKEYQILEEYTYKLFERGTRIAAARGLILVDTKYEFGKTKEGKIVLIDEIHTPDSSRYFYKEGYEERQEKKEKQKQLSKEFVRQWLIENGFQGKEGQQIPEMSDEKINEISNRYIELYEQITGEKFVKANTEEVLHRIEKNVVNFLNG; from the coding sequence ATGAACACAATTAATGAAACTCATTTCAAGTTTCCAAAGCAAAAATCTGTTTATAAAGGAAAAGTAAGAGAAGTATATAATATTAATGATGAAGTATTGGTTATGATAGCTTCTGATAGGCTGTCAGCATTTGATGTTATTTTACCACGTCAAATACCATTTAAAGGACAAATACTAAATCAAATTGCAACCAAAATGATGAACGATACTGTAGATATTGTTCCGAATTGGTTAATAGCAAATCCTGATGAAAACGTAGCCATAGGGCATTTATGCGAACCCTTTAAGGTTGAAATGGTAATTAGAGGCTATTTGTCAGGCCATGCAGCGCGTGTATATAAAGCAGGAAAAAGAGTACTTTGCGGAGTTGAAATGCCCGCAGGAATGCAAGAAAATGACAAATTTCCAAAGCCTATAATAACCCCTTCAACAAAAGCCGATCATGGAGCGCATGATGAAGACATTTCACGAGAAGAAATTTTAACCAAAGGAATTGTATCAGAAAAAGAGTATCAAATATTAGAAGAATACACATATAAATTATTTGAAAGAGGTACTAGAATAGCAGCTGCTCGTGGCTTAATATTGGTAGATACCAAATATGAGTTCGGAAAAACCAAAGAAGGAAAAATTGTATTGATAGATGAAATTCATACTCCTGACTCATCGCGTTATTTTTATAAAGAAGGCTATGAAGAACGCCAAGAAAAAAAAGAAAAACAAAAACAATTGTCAAAAGAATTTGTACGTCAATGGTTAATTGAAAATGGCTTTCAAGGAAAGGAAGGCCAGCAGATTCCTGAAATGTCAGATGAAAAAATTAATGAAATATCTAACAGATATATTGAATTATACGAGCAAATAACAGGAGAAAAATTTGTGAAAGCAAATACAGAAGAAGTATTACATCGTATAGAAAAAAATGTGGTTAATTTTTTAAATGGATAA
- a CDS encoding PhoH family protein yields the protein MNERIIELTEINPNDFFGAQNSTITQLKTYYPKIKIVARGNTLKIYGEPEILDEFEKRLAMLVKYFIKYNKLDENSIERLLTSTGKEEKATSGKDTDVLVHGVSGKPIKAKTINQQKMVESMKKNDLLFAVGPAGTGKTYTAVALAVRALKEKEVRRIILTRPAVESGENLGFLPGDLKEKLDPYMQPLYDALRDMIPHERLESYLEKGIIQIAPLAFMRGRTLDNAFVILDEAQNTTHAQMKMFLTRMGMHAKFIITGDPGQIDLPRRQISGLKQALLALKDIKGIGQIYLDDKDVVRHRLIKKIITAYKSIETT from the coding sequence TTGAACGAACGCATTATTGAGCTAACGGAAATAAATCCTAACGATTTTTTTGGTGCACAAAACAGTACCATTACACAATTAAAAACCTACTATCCGAAAATAAAAATTGTAGCAAGAGGAAATACCCTTAAAATATACGGAGAACCCGAAATTTTAGATGAATTTGAAAAACGTTTAGCAATGCTTGTAAAGTATTTTATAAAATACAATAAGCTAGACGAAAATAGCATTGAACGTTTGCTAACTTCTACAGGAAAAGAAGAAAAAGCAACTTCCGGAAAAGACACAGATGTTTTAGTGCATGGCGTAAGTGGTAAACCTATTAAAGCAAAAACAATCAACCAACAAAAAATGGTTGAATCCATGAAAAAAAACGATCTGTTGTTTGCAGTAGGACCCGCCGGAACAGGAAAAACTTATACCGCAGTAGCTTTGGCAGTAAGAGCCTTAAAAGAAAAAGAAGTTCGTAGAATTATTTTAACTCGCCCAGCGGTAGAGTCAGGTGAAAATTTAGGATTTTTACCAGGAGACTTAAAAGAAAAACTAGATCCATATATGCAACCTTTATACGATGCATTGAGAGATATGATACCGCATGAACGATTAGAATCCTATTTAGAAAAAGGAATCATCCAAATAGCTCCTTTGGCATTCATGCGCGGTAGAACTTTAGACAATGCTTTTGTAATATTAGACGAGGCACAAAATACAACCCATGCGCAAATGAAAATGTTTTTAACAAGAATGGGAATGCATGCAAAGTTTATTATTACTGGTGATCCAGGGCAAATAGATTTACCAAGAAGACAAATTTCAGGATTAAAGCAAGCTCTATTAGCATTAAAAGATATTAAAGGAATAGGGCAAATATATTTAGACGATAAAGATGTAGTACGCCATCGTTTGATAAAAAAGATTATTACTGCTTATAAAAGTATAGAAACAACATAA
- a CDS encoding SAM hydrolase/SAM-dependent halogenase family protein: protein MSLITLTTDFGTKDHFVGAVKGAIYTELPDARIVDITHEISPFNITETAYILKNSYKSFPKGTIHIVGVDSELSVENKHIAIALDDHFFVCPDNGLISMIASEINPTKIVEINIHDRVESSFPVLDVFVQVACFIARGGSLDVIGKEIQSYKKIIEIQPKVNQAKTTIIGGVIYIDNYGNVISNIHKKMFHEIGRGRHFKITARRYSFTRIYSKYNDIVDYTLDVERRQNDGDKLAIFNAAGFLEIAIYRSNLKTVGGASSLLGLGYRDSITIEFITPVTPEFTVLK from the coding sequence ATGTCTCTGATTACATTAACAACAGATTTTGGAACCAAAGACCACTTTGTGGGTGCCGTAAAAGGAGCTATCTATACAGAGCTTCCTGATGCTAGAATTGTAGATATTACTCATGAAATATCTCCTTTTAATATTACTGAAACTGCATATATTTTAAAAAACTCTTATAAAAGCTTTCCTAAAGGCACTATTCATATTGTTGGGGTAGATTCTGAGTTAAGTGTAGAAAATAAACATATTGCTATTGCCTTGGATGATCATTTTTTTGTTTGCCCTGATAATGGCTTGATTTCTATGATTGCCTCTGAAATAAATCCTACTAAAATTGTTGAAATTAATATTCATGATCGTGTTGAAAGTAGTTTCCCTGTTTTAGATGTTTTTGTACAGGTAGCTTGTTTTATTGCTCGTGGCGGAAGCTTGGATGTTATTGGAAAGGAAATTCAATCGTATAAGAAAATTATTGAAATTCAACCTAAGGTAAATCAAGCAAAAACAACCATTATTGGTGGGGTTATTTATATTGATAATTATGGAAATGTTATTAGTAATATCCATAAGAAAATGTTTCATGAAATCGGTAGAGGGCGTCATTTTAAAATTACTGCCAGAAGGTATTCTTTTACAAGAATATATAGTAAGTATAATGATATTGTTGACTATACGCTGGATGTAGAAAGGCGTCAGAATGATGGTGATAAACTGGCTATTTTTAATGCTGCTGGTTTTTTGGAGATTGCCATATATAGAAGTAACTTAAAAACTGTTGGTGGGGCTTCTTCATTACTTGGTTTGGGGTATAGAGATTCTATTACTATTGAGTTTATAACTCCTGTTACCCCTGAATTTACAGTCTTAAAATAA
- a CDS encoding putative quinol monooxygenase, which produces MFVRIVKMSFHPEKIEAFLFNFNEKKEFIRKSAGCRLLELYRDKTNPSIFFTYSYWDTEQDLENYRNSDLFKGVWAKTKVLFNDKPQAWSLDKLTSLP; this is translated from the coding sequence ATGTTTGTTCGCATTGTTAAAATGAGTTTTCATCCTGAAAAAATTGAAGCGTTTCTCTTTAATTTTAATGAAAAGAAAGAATTTATACGAAAATCGGCTGGTTGTCGTTTATTAGAGTTGTATAGAGATAAAACAAATCCTAGTATTTTTTTTACGTATAGTTACTGGGATACGGAACAGGATTTAGAAAATTATCGGAATTCTGATTTGTTTAAGGGCGTTTGGGCTAAAACAAAAGTTTTATTTAATGACAAACCGCAGGCTTGGAGCCTTGATAAACTAACTTCTTTACCGTAA